In Phreatobacter stygius, a genomic segment contains:
- the gabT gene encoding 4-aminobutyrate--2-oxoglutarate transaminase, which produces MSTADLATRQSQAVPRGVATKGVYAVRAENATLWDADGKSYIDFAAGIAVVNTGHRHPAIIEAVKTQLDAFTHTCFHVAPYESYIALAERLNAATPGTHAKKTMLVTTGAEAVENAIKAARHFTGRSAVVAFNGAFHGRTMMGMALTGKVSPYKKGFGPFPAEVFHVAFPKTYHGIDTAQALANLKQLFLADVDPARVAAIIIEPVQGEGGFYVAPAEFLKELRKVCDEHGILLILDEIQTGIARTGKMFAAEHAGVVPDLVTMAKGLGGGFPLAAVTGRAEIMDAAQPGGLGGTYGGNPVGVAAAHAVLDVIEKEDLCAKAAALGDMMIDRLKEMAKRNSFSCIGDVRGLGAMVAFELVKDRETREPDAALTSALIAKAEESGLILLSCGPDANVVRLLAPLTTPIEQARKGMDILEASLAAVVKN; this is translated from the coding sequence ATGAGCACAGCAGACCTTGCAACCCGCCAGAGCCAGGCCGTGCCGCGCGGCGTCGCGACCAAGGGCGTCTATGCGGTGCGCGCCGAGAACGCCACGCTGTGGGACGCCGACGGCAAGAGCTATATCGATTTCGCCGCCGGCATCGCGGTGGTCAATACCGGTCACCGCCACCCCGCGATCATCGAGGCGGTGAAAACCCAGCTCGACGCCTTCACCCATACCTGCTTCCACGTCGCGCCTTATGAGAGCTATATCGCGCTCGCCGAGCGCCTGAACGCCGCCACCCCCGGCACCCATGCCAAGAAGACCATGCTGGTCACCACCGGCGCGGAAGCGGTGGAGAACGCCATCAAGGCCGCCCGGCATTTCACCGGCCGCTCGGCGGTCGTCGCCTTCAACGGCGCCTTCCACGGCCGCACGATGATGGGCATGGCGCTCACCGGCAAGGTGTCGCCCTACAAGAAGGGCTTCGGGCCGTTCCCGGCCGAGGTGTTCCACGTCGCCTTCCCGAAGACCTATCACGGCATCGACACCGCCCAGGCGCTGGCCAATCTGAAGCAGCTGTTCCTGGCCGACGTCGATCCGGCCCGGGTCGCGGCCATCATCATCGAGCCGGTACAGGGCGAAGGCGGCTTCTATGTCGCGCCCGCCGAGTTCCTGAAGGAATTGCGCAAGGTCTGCGACGAGCACGGCATCCTGTTGATCCTGGACGAGATCCAGACCGGCATTGCGCGCACCGGCAAGATGTTCGCCGCCGAGCATGCCGGCGTCGTGCCCGACCTCGTCACCATGGCCAAGGGTCTTGGCGGCGGCTTCCCGCTCGCCGCCGTCACCGGCCGCGCCGAAATCATGGATGCGGCCCAGCCGGGCGGCCTTGGCGGCACCTATGGCGGCAACCCGGTGGGTGTCGCCGCGGCCCATGCCGTGCTCGACGTGATCGAAAAGGAAGACCTGTGCGCCAAGGCGGCGGCGCTCGGCGACATGATGATCGACCGGCTGAAGGAAATGGCCAAGCGCAATTCCTTCTCCTGCATCGGCGACGTGCGCGGCCTCGGCGCCATGGTGGCTTTCGAGCTGGTCAAGGATCGCGAGACCCGCGAGCCGGATGCGGCGCTGACCTCGGCGCTGATCGCCAAGGCCGAGGAGAGCGGCCTGATCCTCTTGTCCTGCGGACCGGACGCCAATGTCGTCCGTCTGCTCGCGCCCCTGACCACGCCGATCGAGCAGGCCAGGAAGGGCATGGACATCCTGGAAGCCTCGCTCGCCGCCGTCGTGAAGAACTGA
- a CDS encoding MFS transporter: MSAQSSATAVAGAVPEVHDKSALRRVLTSAALGQFVEWYDFVVYAYSAAIIAKLFFPNSDPTAALLSTFAVYAVGFVMRPLGGFIFGSLGDRIGRRRVLSFVILMMGAATIAIGLLPTYAQVGILAPILLVVCRLVQGLSAAGETVGSNAFVAEHAPGERRGLYVAFTYSFANLPPIAAALLVLLLTNVLTGDAYASWGWRIPFLIGGPLALVGLYIRRQVDESPAFKATQAAKRVAATPISDAVRDQKKAMGFSFALAAFSSLGFYTLAGYFVSYLIATVRLDSNSALISNSVALFVAFLAMIAGGALSDRFGRKPILLIGLAINAAVCIPAYLLAAQGSLVTAIAGQSLLAIGCGLFWGPVGIALLELFPTRTRFSAAAISYNLAYTIFGGTAPFLGTWLILQSGSKIAPAIYMAVVSAVVFLVVLMIPETYKKSLVHAEDIGG, encoded by the coding sequence ATGAGTGCACAGTCAAGCGCAACGGCCGTGGCGGGCGCCGTGCCCGAGGTCCATGACAAGAGCGCGCTGCGCCGGGTCCTGACGTCGGCCGCGCTCGGCCAGTTCGTCGAATGGTACGATTTCGTCGTCTACGCCTATTCGGCGGCGATCATCGCCAAGCTGTTCTTCCCGAATTCCGACCCGACCGCGGCGCTGCTGTCGACTTTTGCCGTCTATGCGGTCGGCTTCGTCATGCGCCCGCTCGGCGGTTTCATTTTCGGCAGCCTCGGCGACCGCATCGGCCGCCGCCGCGTGCTGTCCTTCGTCATCTTGATGATGGGCGCGGCGACCATCGCCATCGGCCTGTTGCCGACCTATGCCCAGGTCGGCATTCTCGCGCCGATCCTGCTGGTGGTCTGCCGGCTGGTCCAGGGTCTCTCGGCCGCCGGTGAGACGGTCGGTTCCAATGCCTTCGTCGCCGAGCATGCGCCCGGCGAGCGCCGCGGCCTCTATGTCGCCTTCACCTATTCCTTCGCCAACCTGCCGCCGATCGCCGCTGCCCTTCTGGTGCTGCTGCTGACCAATGTGCTGACCGGCGATGCCTATGCCTCCTGGGGCTGGCGCATTCCCTTCCTGATCGGCGGGCCGCTCGCGCTGGTCGGTCTCTATATCCGCCGGCAGGTCGATGAATCGCCGGCTTTCAAGGCGACCCAGGCGGCCAAGCGTGTCGCCGCGACGCCGATCAGCGATGCCGTGCGCGACCAGAAGAAGGCGATGGGTTTCTCCTTCGCACTGGCCGCCTTCTCGAGCCTCGGCTTCTATACGCTGGCCGGCTATTTCGTCAGCTATCTGATCGCCACCGTCCGTCTCGACAGCAATTCGGCGCTGATCTCCAACAGTGTCGCGCTGTTCGTCGCCTTCCTGGCGATGATCGCCGGCGGCGCCCTGTCCGATCGTTTCGGCCGCAAGCCGATCCTGCTGATCGGTCTTGCGATCAATGCCGCGGTCTGCATTCCCGCCTATCTGCTGGCGGCGCAGGGCAGCCTGGTCACCGCCATCGCCGGCCAGAGCCTGCTTGCCATTGGCTGCGGCCTGTTCTGGGGACCGGTCGGCATCGCGCTTTTGGAACTGTTCCCGACCCGCACCCGCTTCAGTGCCGCGGCGATCAGCTACAATCTCGCCTATACGATTTTTGGCGGCACGGCGCCTTTCCTCGGCACCTGGCTGATCCTGCAATCGGGCTCGAAGATCGCCCCGGCGATCTATATGGCTGTTGTCTCGGCGGTGGTCTTCCTGGTCGTGCTGATGATCCCGGAGACCTACAAGAAGTCGCTCGTCCATGCCGAGGACATCGGCGGCTGA
- a CDS encoding nitrilase-related carbon-nitrogen hydrolase, producing the protein MSDTPERLPDAAVTVAVAQFAGTADVSANLAGIERLAGAAAARGAAIAVFPEASMYDFTAPAARIAEIARSDGGRFEAEVHAIARRHGIAIVAGTYGDSGGPLARNSLIVADAKGESLGRYEKLHLYDAFHYRESDKNAHAPLQQGFGELTTFDLAGFRFGLLNCYDIRFPEMARLLIDRGANVLLVASGWVAGPLKELHWETLLKARAIENTCYVAASCQPAPLSVGLSMIVDPSGLAAATAVGGEGLAIATLTAGRLNAVRELLPSLRHRRYAVVQKQ; encoded by the coding sequence ATGAGTGATACGCCAGAACGCCTGCCCGACGCCGCGGTCACCGTGGCGGTCGCCCAGTTTGCCGGCACGGCCGACGTCTCGGCCAATCTCGCCGGCATTGAGCGGCTGGCGGGCGCCGCCGCCGCCCGGGGGGCGGCCATCGCCGTGTTTCCGGAAGCCTCGATGTATGACTTCACGGCTCCCGCGGCACGGATCGCCGAAATTGCCCGCAGCGACGGCGGCCGTTTCGAGGCCGAAGTGCACGCCATCGCCCGGCGTCATGGCATAGCGATCGTTGCCGGCACGTATGGCGACAGCGGCGGGCCGCTGGCGCGCAATAGCCTGATCGTCGCCGACGCCAAGGGCGAGAGCCTCGGACGCTACGAGAAGCTCCACCTGTACGACGCCTTCCACTATCGCGAGTCCGACAAGAACGCGCACGCGCCGCTGCAGCAGGGCTTCGGTGAACTGACGACCTTCGATCTCGCCGGCTTTCGCTTCGGCCTGCTCAATTGTTACGACATCCGCTTCCCGGAAATGGCCCGCCTGCTGATCGACCGCGGCGCCAATGTGCTGCTGGTCGCGTCCGGCTGGGTCGCAGGTCCTTTGAAGGAGCTGCATTGGGAAACCCTTTTGAAGGCGCGCGCCATCGAGAACACCTGCTACGTCGCGGCGTCCTGCCAGCCGGCGCCCCTGTCGGTGGGCTTGAGCATGATCGTCGATCCCTCCGGGCTGGCGGCGGCCACCGCGGTCGGCGGCGAAGGGCTGGCGATCGCAACCCTCACCGCCGGCCGGCTCAATGCCGTTCGCGAGCTGCTGCCGAGCCTGCGGCACCGGCGCTATGCCGTGGTGCAGAAGCAATAG
- a CDS encoding hydrolase, with translation MTMTRRQALSGMTAAMLASGPWLVRRALAQDARPPVIFVHGNGDHAALWLTTLWRFESNGWPRDRLTAFNFTDPLSRNDDAVPMAGRSGTEDQLRELTAVIAEVRARTGAARVALVGSSRGGYAIRNVVVEAGGGAQVSHAVLCGTPNRGVFDWDANPGSEYNGRGPFLKRLNGRDSDVVPETAFLTLRSAGNDKFAQPDGRLLGRPGVPTGITTEGPSLRGASNIALGPLDHREVAFHPRAFREIYRFIAGAEPQTIAVAAQAQVTLDGLVTGNPAGVPSNRPVAGAGVEIYRVAADTGERQGQALLSKTSGADGRWGPLTVAPTDCLEFVLTVADHPVSHTYRSPFPRSSDVVHLRPARPFADADKAAGAIVQMTRPRGYFGIPRDVVLIDGKEPADVTRGVPNDAAATLRLATSEIGRPVVGLFNEERIVARAWPASENRIAVAELTW, from the coding sequence ATGACAATGACCAGACGCCAGGCGCTCAGCGGCATGACCGCGGCCATGCTCGCTTCAGGACCATGGCTGGTGCGCCGCGCCCTGGCGCAAGACGCTCGGCCGCCGGTGATCTTCGTGCACGGCAATGGCGACCATGCCGCGCTCTGGCTGACGACGCTCTGGCGGTTCGAGAGCAATGGCTGGCCGCGCGACCGGCTGACCGCGTTCAACTTCACCGATCCGCTGTCGCGCAATGACGACGCCGTGCCCATGGCCGGCCGCTCGGGCACCGAGGACCAGCTGCGGGAACTGACCGCCGTGATCGCCGAGGTCAGGGCCCGCACCGGCGCGGCCAGGGTTGCCCTGGTCGGCAGTTCACGCGGCGGCTATGCCATCCGCAACGTCGTGGTCGAGGCCGGCGGCGGGGCCCAGGTGAGCCATGCGGTGCTGTGCGGCACACCCAATCGCGGGGTGTTCGACTGGGACGCCAATCCGGGCAGCGAATACAATGGCCGCGGACCCTTCCTGAAGCGGTTGAACGGCCGCGACAGCGATGTCGTGCCCGAGACCGCCTTCCTGACGCTGCGCAGCGCCGGCAACGACAAATTTGCCCAGCCGGACGGCCGCCTTCTGGGGCGGCCGGGCGTGCCGACCGGCATCACGACGGAGGGGCCGTCGTTGCGCGGCGCCAGCAATATCGCGCTCGGCCCGCTGGATCACCGCGAGGTGGCGTTCCACCCGCGCGCCTTTCGCGAAATCTACCGGTTCATCGCCGGCGCCGAACCGCAAACCATTGCCGTGGCGGCGCAAGCGCAGGTCACGCTCGACGGGCTGGTGACCGGCAATCCGGCCGGCGTGCCGTCGAACCGGCCGGTCGCCGGCGCCGGCGTCGAGATCTATCGGGTCGCCGCCGATACCGGCGAACGGCAGGGCCAGGCGCTGCTCAGCAAGACCTCCGGCGCCGATGGCCGCTGGGGGCCGCTCACGGTGGCGCCGACGGACTGCCTGGAATTTGTCCTGACGGTTGCCGATCATCCGGTCAGCCACACCTATCGGTCGCCCTTTCCGCGCTCCTCCGATGTCGTGCATCTGCGGCCGGCCCGGCCCTTCGCCGATGCCGACAAGGCCGCCGGCGCCATCGTCCAGATGACCCGCCCGCGCGGCTATTTCGGCATCCCGCGCGACGTCGTGCTGATCGACGGCAAGGAGCCGGCCGACGTGACGCGCGGCGTGCCGAACGATGCGGCGGCGACGCTCAGGCTCGCCACATCGGAGATCGGCCGGCCGGTGGTCGGCCTGTTCAACGAGGAGCGCATCGTGGCCCGCGCCTGGCCGGCTTCGGAGAACCGCATCGCGGTCGCCGAACTGACCTGGTGA
- a CDS encoding LysR family transcriptional regulator produces MSHLPDLARLRYFVAVAEALSFREAAGRLNVAQPAVSRAVQQLEAEIGFKLFERTTRRVALTPAGAVLARDASEALQQLQRAVRDAGQVAAGDAGELIIGYSAQATHGPMAEIIIRFRSAYPSAQVSLYSLSSQEQLPAIDNGTIDLGFLLSAACKPPLRHVVVARQRFVMLVSRQSPLAGRASISLGELAATPFVIGTPKRWSSFRALITNVCLGAGFVPDIAEEADDVPVLLQLVSLGRGVTLYGSAIAPMLQPDIVAVPISDPHASFDISIAWHEGRQTRLAREFAAFAQAMSAA; encoded by the coding sequence ATGTCCCACCTTCCCGACCTCGCCAGGCTTCGCTATTTCGTCGCCGTCGCCGAAGCGCTCAGCTTTCGCGAGGCCGCCGGCCGGCTCAACGTGGCGCAGCCGGCGGTCAGCCGCGCCGTGCAGCAATTGGAAGCGGAGATCGGTTTCAAGCTGTTCGAGCGCACGACACGCCGGGTGGCGCTGACGCCGGCCGGCGCCGTGCTGGCGCGCGACGCGAGCGAGGCGCTGCAGCAATTGCAACGCGCCGTCAGGGATGCCGGACAGGTCGCCGCGGGTGACGCCGGCGAACTCATCATCGGCTATTCGGCCCAGGCCACCCACGGGCCCATGGCGGAGATCATCATCCGCTTCCGCAGCGCCTATCCGAGCGCCCAGGTCAGCCTCTATTCCTTGTCCTCGCAGGAACAGCTGCCGGCGATCGACAACGGCACGATCGATCTCGGCTTTCTCCTGTCGGCCGCCTGCAAGCCGCCGCTGCGCCACGTGGTGGTGGCGCGCCAGCGCTTCGTCATGCTGGTGTCGCGGCAAAGCCCGCTGGCCGGCCGAGCTTCGATCAGCCTCGGCGAACTCGCCGCCACGCCCTTCGTCATCGGCACGCCGAAGCGCTGGTCGAGCTTCCGCGCACTGATCACCAATGTCTGCCTCGGCGCCGGCTTCGTGCCCGATATTGCCGAAGAGGCCGACGACGTGCCGGTGCTGTTGCAGCTCGTCTCGCTCGGCCGTGGCGTGACGCTCTATGGCTCGGCCATCGCGCCCATGCTGCAGCCCGACATCGTCGCCGTGCCGATCAGCGACCCGCATGCCAGTTTCGATATCAGCATCGCCTGGCACGAGGGCCGCCAGACGCGGCTGGCGAGGGAGTTCGCCGCCTTCGCCCAGGCGATGAGCGCGGCCTAG
- a CDS encoding ABC transporter ATP-binding protein, which yields MFRYFESRIDPTAAPPPGDPPASLLAFYWYFTKQAKGVFAAFFVVSLVLALLETSVPYFIGQLVGLLAHTPREALIETAWPTLAMMLVVMLVIRPAVTLLHRLISNQAIVPPFNTLIRWQSHFHVARQSLGFFQNDFAGRIANRVMQAGPSVRETLVALIRSVLHIIFYGLGAVGLMLMQDWRLAMPMIIWVGFYLALLIFTIPRQRELSREASAKRSAVTGKVVDSYTNILTVKLFAKSDDEDRYVRDSMQELTDAFFAQQRMNTLFIFLLTALNALLLTGTGAVAVYLWQLGRVDIATLAMVLPLTSQIIAMSGWVAFEIQGIFENVGMVQESMLSISKPLTMQDEPDAKPLAMTEGEIRFNEVSFGYGRQDMPVIDDLTLVVRPGEKVGLVGRSGAGKSTLVSLLLRFHDAEQGTITIDGQDVRGVTQESLRGAISVVTQDTSLLHRSIRDNILYGRRGATEAMVAAAAEKAQAARFIAGLEDANGRTGYDAYVGERGVKLSGGQRQRIAIARVILKDAPILVLDEATAALDSEVEAAIQDNLADLMAGKTVIAIAHRLSTLQIMDRLVVLDQGRIVEEGTHEALIARGGLYAELWARQSGGFIVEPKRIGEPKQAAE from the coding sequence ATGTTTCGCTATTTCGAAAGCCGTATCGACCCGACCGCCGCGCCGCCGCCCGGAGACCCGCCGGCCAGCCTCCTGGCGTTCTATTGGTATTTCACCAAGCAGGCGAAGGGCGTCTTCGCCGCCTTTTTCGTGGTCAGCCTGGTGCTGGCGCTCTTGGAAACATCGGTGCCCTATTTCATTGGCCAGTTGGTCGGCCTGCTCGCCCATACGCCGCGCGAGGCGCTGATCGAGACCGCCTGGCCGACGCTCGCCATGATGCTCGTGGTCATGCTGGTGATCCGCCCGGCCGTGACGCTGCTGCACCGGCTGATCTCCAACCAGGCGATCGTCCCGCCGTTCAACACGCTGATCCGCTGGCAGAGCCATTTCCACGTAGCCCGGCAATCCCTCGGCTTTTTCCAGAACGATTTTGCCGGCCGCATTGCCAACCGGGTCATGCAGGCCGGCCCCTCGGTCAGGGAAACCCTGGTCGCGCTGATCCGCTCGGTGCTGCACATCATCTTCTACGGCCTCGGCGCGGTCGGATTGATGCTGATGCAGGACTGGCGTCTCGCCATGCCGATGATCATCTGGGTCGGCTTCTATCTGGCGCTGCTGATCTTCACTATTCCGCGCCAGCGCGAATTGTCGCGCGAGGCCTCCGCCAAGCGTTCGGCGGTCACCGGCAAGGTGGTCGACAGCTATACCAACATCCTCACCGTCAAGCTGTTCGCCAAGTCCGACGACGAAGACCGTTATGTCCGCGACAGCATGCAGGAGCTGACCGACGCCTTCTTCGCGCAGCAGCGGATGAACACGCTTTTCATCTTCCTGCTGACGGCTCTCAACGCGCTTCTCCTGACCGGCACCGGCGCGGTCGCGGTCTATCTCTGGCAGCTCGGCCGGGTCGACATCGCAACGTTGGCCATGGTGCTGCCGCTGACCTCGCAGATCATTGCCATGTCCGGCTGGGTGGCCTTCGAGATCCAGGGCATTTTCGAGAATGTCGGCATGGTCCAGGAGAGCATGCTGTCGATCTCGAAACCGCTGACCATGCAGGACGAGCCGGACGCCAAGCCGCTGGCGATGACCGAGGGCGAGATCCGCTTCAACGAGGTCAGTTTCGGTTACGGCCGGCAGGACATGCCTGTCATCGACGACCTGACGCTGGTCGTCCGTCCGGGCGAGAAGGTCGGGCTGGTCGGGCGTTCGGGCGCCGGCAAGTCGACGCTGGTGAGCCTGCTCCTGCGCTTCCACGATGCCGAGCAGGGCACCATCACGATCGACGGCCAGGACGTGCGCGGTGTCACCCAGGAGAGCCTGCGCGGCGCCATCTCGGTGGTCACCCAGGACACCTCGCTCTTGCACCGGTCGATCCGCGACAACATCCTCTACGGCCGGCGCGGCGCCACCGAGGCGATGGTCGCCGCCGCCGCCGAGAAGGCCCAGGCCGCGCGCTTCATCGCGGGGCTGGAGGATGCCAATGGCCGCACCGGTTATGACGCCTATGTCGGTGAGCGTGGCGTCAAGCTTTCCGGCGGCCAGCGCCAGCGCATCGCCATTGCCCGGGTCATCTTGAAGGATGCGCCGATCCTGGTGCTGGACGAGGCGACGGCGGCGCTCGACAGCGAGGTCGAGGCGGCGATCCAGGACAATCTCGCCGACCTGATGGCCGGCAAGACGGTGATCGCCATCGCCCACCGCCTGTCGACCTTGCAGATCATGGACCGGCTGGTGGTGCTCGACCAGGGCCGCATCGTCGAGGAGGGCACGCATGAGGCGCTGATCGCCAGGGGCGGGCTTTATGCCGAGCTCTGGGCGCGCCAGTCCGGCGGCTTCATTGTCGAGCCGAAGCGCATCGGCGAGCCGAAGCAGGCGGCGGAATGA